One stretch of Haladaptatus sp. R4 DNA includes these proteins:
- a CDS encoding histone deacetylase, translated as MNFGYSEVCLAHDTGKRHPENPDRLRAIRQALTRKHGVEYVESPPATEADVTAVHDEGYVKELREFCDSGGGNWDPDTVAVEATWDAALESAGLAKWAANSALDGEDGRATPFALGRPPGHHAVEDDAMGFCFFNNAAVAAQAVIDDDRAERVAIIDWDVHHGNGTQDIFYNDGNVFYISIHEDGLYPGTGEIEEAGEGGGNGTTLNAPLPAGAGDPEYRSVFDELIAPAVLEFDPDLVLVSAGFDAHRHDPISRMRVSTEGYGMLTAQVRELADESNAALGFVLEGGYGLDTLSDGVAMVHEVFDGMDPVVPEEEENEEVREVITELLDTHPMFE; from the coding sequence ATGAACTTCGGCTACAGCGAGGTCTGTTTAGCTCACGATACCGGAAAACGGCACCCGGAAAACCCCGACCGACTACGTGCGATTCGGCAGGCCCTCACGCGCAAACACGGCGTCGAATACGTAGAGTCACCACCCGCCACGGAAGCGGACGTCACGGCGGTTCACGACGAGGGGTACGTCAAGGAATTACGCGAGTTCTGTGATAGCGGTGGCGGTAACTGGGACCCGGACACCGTCGCCGTCGAAGCGACGTGGGATGCCGCACTCGAAAGCGCGGGGCTCGCAAAATGGGCTGCGAACAGCGCACTGGACGGCGAAGACGGACGTGCGACGCCGTTCGCGTTGGGGCGTCCACCGGGACACCACGCGGTAGAAGACGACGCGATGGGGTTCTGTTTTTTCAACAACGCCGCCGTCGCAGCCCAAGCGGTCATCGACGACGACCGGGCCGAACGCGTCGCGATCATCGACTGGGACGTCCATCACGGGAACGGCACGCAGGACATCTTCTACAACGACGGAAACGTGTTCTACATCTCGATTCACGAGGACGGACTGTATCCCGGCACGGGCGAAATCGAGGAAGCGGGCGAAGGGGGCGGAAACGGGACGACGCTCAACGCACCGCTCCCGGCGGGAGCGGGCGACCCCGAATATCGCTCGGTCTTCGACGAACTCATCGCACCCGCAGTTCTCGAATTCGATCCCGACCTCGTGTTGGTGAGCGCAGGGTTCGACGCTCATCGGCACGACCCGATTTCCCGGATGCGTGTCTCGACGGAGGGATACGGCATGCTCACCGCCCAAGTTCGTGAACTGGCGGACGAGTCGAACGCGGCTCTCGGGTTCGTTCTCGAAGGGGGCTACGGGTTGGACACGCTTTCGGACGGCGTTGCGATGGTCCACGAAGTGTTCGACGGGATGGACCCGGTCGTTCCCGAAGAGGAGGAGAACGAGGAGGTCCGCGAGGTCATCACGGAACTACTCGATACCCATCCGATGTTCGAGTAG
- a CDS encoding XdhC family protein, with amino-acid sequence MSETERSEWSVPERELMASIRERLDADGPAMLATVVDVRGSAYRRPGAKMVVSPTEGGVGAITAGCLEDEVRNLADRVIDDGKPTLETFDLTGDDDEWGLGVGCNGIIDLFLEPLDEGMRPAVEAYEAGEAITVATVVASDDETVDVGERAYSDDFDGLPEEIGDAIRAADIERSRTIDVETDEGTVTTVFADRIVPPTELVILGGGHDVAPVVDLALNVDFRVTVATFRGADRARERFPDADRVLSTSPRSLTDDVAFDGDTYVVVMSHNFIDDRLALADLLATDVPYVGLMGPQERFEQMLDEFEEEGEALGDLDPVYTPVGLDLGGGAPYQVAHSIVAEALAVKNGREGSHLRTVDGTVHDRAETPSETH; translated from the coding sequence ATGAGCGAAACCGAACGAAGCGAGTGGAGTGTACCGGAACGGGAACTGATGGCGAGCATCCGCGAGCGACTGGACGCCGACGGACCGGCCATGTTGGCGACGGTCGTCGACGTTCGCGGGAGCGCGTACCGCCGACCCGGCGCGAAGATGGTCGTCTCGCCGACCGAGGGCGGCGTCGGCGCGATTACCGCCGGATGTCTCGAAGACGAAGTTCGGAACCTGGCCGACCGGGTGATCGACGATGGGAAGCCGACGCTGGAGACGTTCGACCTGACCGGCGACGACGACGAGTGGGGCCTCGGCGTCGGTTGCAACGGCATCATCGATCTATTCCTCGAACCGCTCGACGAGGGGATGCGGCCCGCCGTCGAAGCCTACGAGGCGGGAGAAGCGATCACTGTCGCAACCGTCGTGGCGAGCGACGACGAGACCGTCGATGTGGGCGAGCGGGCCTACTCAGATGACTTCGACGGCCTCCCCGAGGAAATCGGCGACGCGATTCGGGCCGCCGACATCGAGCGCTCGCGGACCATCGACGTGGAAACGGACGAGGGGACCGTGACGACCGTGTTCGCGGACCGCATCGTTCCGCCGACGGAGTTGGTTATCCTCGGCGGCGGTCACGACGTTGCGCCCGTCGTGGATCTGGCGCTGAACGTGGATTTCCGCGTGACGGTCGCCACCTTCCGCGGTGCCGACCGGGCGAGGGAACGATTTCCCGACGCCGACCGGGTGCTCTCGACCTCGCCGCGGTCGTTGACCGACGACGTGGCGTTCGACGGGGATACCTACGTCGTCGTGATGTCGCACAACTTCATCGACGACCGCCTCGCGCTCGCCGATCTGCTCGCGACCGACGTGCCGTACGTCGGTTTGATGGGTCCGCAGGAGCGATTCGAGCAGATGCTCGACGAGTTCGAAGAGGAGGGCGAGGCGTTAGGCGACCTCGATCCCGTCTACACGCCGGTCGGCCTCGACCTCGGCGGCGGCGCGCCGTATCAGGTCGCCCACAGCATCGTGGCCGAGGCGTTGGCCGTCAAAAACGGCCGCGAGGGCTCACACCTCAGGACGGTCGATGGCACCGTTCACGATCGAGCGGAGACGCCGTCCGAAACTCACTGA
- a CDS encoding glycosyltransferase: MRQDSYDVAVLHDRFPGMGGGERFAIEAARVLDAPIYTMYVANDVRIPDDVTVVPIRQGKYTRGLSGRLLEWKNEGMNPLETLSVSLDMTDAADELTEYDVLIESAPLSKSYVPPVEQTVIHYPHSPPRWLYDLYRDRLGEFDYPGIKFALKGYAKCWRALDKESNDYVDRFVANSELVRDRIQRYYGRNAAVVYPPVTGDWRNDGDDGYFVTWSRLAPEKRIGLVIDAFAGLDERLLVVGDGEEREALERSARGHDNIELLGYVEDVADIVSRATAVVYAPKDEDFGLVGAEALTAGKPLIGVNEGYTRHQIVEGTTGLGFEPTVESLRETVERFDPSDFDADEIQRFARRYDRTTFAESLLELVNRTHAEAAKKRAAVDTDDSKPIRIQ, encoded by the coding sequence ATGAGACAGGATTCATACGACGTAGCGGTGTTGCACGACAGATTCCCGGGTATGGGCGGTGGTGAGCGATTCGCCATCGAAGCGGCGCGCGTGCTCGATGCGCCGATTTACACGATGTACGTGGCGAACGACGTCCGAATTCCCGACGACGTGACCGTCGTTCCGATACGGCAGGGAAAGTACACACGTGGCCTCTCGGGACGACTGCTCGAATGGAAGAACGAGGGGATGAATCCACTGGAAACCCTCTCGGTATCGCTCGATATGACCGACGCGGCGGACGAACTGACGGAGTACGACGTACTCATCGAGAGCGCGCCGCTTTCGAAATCCTACGTCCCGCCGGTCGAGCAGACGGTGATTCACTACCCGCACAGTCCGCCGAGATGGCTGTACGACCTCTATCGTGACCGACTCGGGGAGTTCGACTATCCGGGCATCAAGTTCGCGCTGAAAGGCTATGCGAAGTGCTGGCGAGCACTCGACAAGGAGAGCAACGACTACGTCGACCGGTTCGTCGCCAACAGCGAACTCGTCCGCGACCGAATTCAGCGATACTACGGCCGGAACGCGGCGGTCGTCTATCCGCCGGTTACCGGCGATTGGCGGAACGACGGCGACGACGGGTACTTCGTGACGTGGTCCCGGCTCGCGCCGGAGAAACGCATCGGTCTCGTGATAGATGCGTTCGCGGGCCTAGACGAGCGTCTCCTCGTCGTCGGTGACGGGGAAGAACGCGAAGCGCTCGAACGGAGCGCACGCGGACACGACAACATCGAACTTCTGGGTTACGTCGAAGACGTCGCGGATATCGTTTCCCGCGCCACCGCCGTCGTCTACGCACCCAAGGACGAGGATTTCGGTCTGGTCGGTGCGGAGGCGTTGACGGCCGGGAAACCGCTCATCGGCGTGAACGAGGGGTACACCCGTCACCAAATCGTGGAGGGAACGACCGGATTGGGGTTCGAACCCACCGTCGAATCGCTCCGCGAAACCGTCGAACGATTCGACCCCTCGGATTTCGACGCCGACGAGATTCAACGGTTCGCCCGTCGCTACGACAGGACGACGTTCGCCGAATCGCTCCTCGAACTGGTCAACCGAACGCACGCGGAGGCGGCGAAAAAGCGCGCCGCGGTGGATACCGATGATTCGAAACCCATACGAATCCAGTGA
- a CDS encoding glycosyltransferase family 2 protein: protein MIRNPYESSEPRVSVVIPTVPENDHDAVVAALRNQTVAEFEVLVVDDATLDICEARNAGIEAASADIVALTDDDCRPPPDWVASVESAVSDGAVCVEGSVSGGRTYRGTGLYVGCNLAFDRETALDAGGFRSEYAGWRDDTEFGWRMESYGPCRYDPTLTMEHPDRTRASIDAENEARLQREYPTRYEERIVPKTTLGRVNDWLWRRGVWDAVDRVRYAGGGR from the coding sequence ATGATTCGAAACCCATACGAATCCAGTGAACCGCGGGTTTCGGTCGTGATTCCGACGGTCCCGGAAAACGACCACGACGCCGTGGTCGCCGCCCTGCGAAATCAGACCGTCGCCGAATTCGAAGTGCTGGTCGTCGACGACGCGACGCTCGACATCTGCGAAGCACGAAACGCAGGCATCGAGGCGGCGAGCGCGGATATCGTGGCGCTCACCGACGACGACTGCCGACCGCCACCCGACTGGGTCGCGAGCGTGGAGAGCGCCGTCTCCGATGGCGCGGTGTGCGTCGAGGGAAGCGTGTCGGGTGGACGAACGTACCGTGGGACGGGGCTGTACGTCGGTTGTAATCTGGCGTTCGACCGCGAAACAGCGCTCGACGCGGGCGGGTTCAGGAGCGAGTACGCCGGGTGGCGCGACGACACGGAATTCGGCTGGCGAATGGAATCCTACGGCCCCTGTCGGTACGACCCGACGCTGACGATGGAACATCCCGACCGAACGCGGGCCAGCATCGATGCCGAAAACGAGGCCCGGTTGCAGCGCGAGTATCCGACCCGGTACGAGGAACGGATCGTTCCGAAGACGACGCTCGGCAGGGTCAACGACTGGCTTTGGCGGCGAGGGGTCTGGGACGCGGTCGATAGGGTTCGGTACGCTGGAGGGGGTCGATGA
- a CDS encoding sulfatase-like hydrolase/transferase — translation MNVALVVLDTLRKDAFDAHFDWLPGARFENAYSTSHWTVPAHASLFAGKYASELGVYAGAQGLDCPEPVLPEIFLEGGYTTRAFSANVNISRPFDFHRGFDRFEGSWRLDALSSNVFDWDGFITETRDMGPERYAFALRDILLGDCDTVPSLKRGAFLKLRDLGMGRATRDDGATEALEFVRDTDFGDDEFLFVNLMEAHTPYSAPEEFRTVEPPELDGLRATLGSPDADPERIRQAYDDGVRYLADRYRAIFAELRESFDCVITLGDHGEALGEYGAWEHLCGLYPDVTRIPLCLWLADASDGDNGDQTAEMRDDPVSLLDVHRTVLDIADLDGDSRGRSLLDGSETGGEPERLVEYHGLTDRHRTALTRDGFDIEPLDTEMYGMAAADYYGWETPDGLHEVGEIAKPRERMDTLVNELNRRVVTDDVALSPAIEAQLRDLGYV, via the coding sequence ATGAACGTCGCGCTCGTCGTCCTCGATACCCTTCGCAAGGACGCATTCGACGCGCATTTCGACTGGCTACCGGGAGCCCGGTTCGAGAACGCCTACTCGACCTCGCACTGGACGGTTCCGGCGCACGCCTCGCTGTTCGCGGGCAAATACGCGAGCGAACTGGGCGTCTACGCCGGTGCACAGGGCCTCGACTGTCCGGAACCCGTGCTTCCCGAGATCTTCCTCGAAGGCGGGTACACCACCCGTGCGTTCAGTGCGAACGTCAATATCTCCCGCCCGTTCGACTTCCATCGAGGGTTCGACCGGTTCGAGGGTAGTTGGCGACTCGACGCCCTCTCGTCGAACGTCTTCGATTGGGACGGCTTCATCACCGAGACGCGCGACATGGGACCGGAACGCTACGCCTTCGCCCTGCGCGATATCCTACTGGGAGACTGTGATACCGTCCCGTCGCTCAAACGCGGCGCGTTCCTCAAGCTTCGTGATTTGGGGATGGGTCGGGCGACCCGTGACGACGGCGCGACCGAGGCGCTCGAATTCGTCCGCGACACCGATTTCGGCGACGACGAGTTCCTCTTCGTCAACCTGATGGAAGCCCACACGCCGTATTCCGCGCCCGAGGAGTTCCGGACGGTCGAACCGCCGGAACTCGACGGCCTTCGTGCCACGCTCGGTTCGCCGGATGCGGACCCCGAGCGAATCCGGCAGGCGTACGACGACGGCGTTCGCTACCTCGCGGACCGCTACCGCGCCATCTTCGCGGAACTCCGCGAGTCGTTCGACTGCGTCATCACGCTCGGCGATCACGGCGAAGCTCTCGGCGAATACGGTGCGTGGGAACACCTCTGCGGGCTGTATCCGGATGTAACGCGGATTCCGTTGTGTCTCTGGCTGGCCGATGCGAGCGATGGAGACAATGGGGATCAAACCGCCGAAATGCGAGACGATCCGGTCTCTCTGCTCGACGTCCATCGGACGGTTCTCGACATCGCGGACCTCGACGGCGATTCGAGGGGGAGAAGCCTGCTTGATGGATCGGAGACGGGGGGAGAACCCGAACGGCTGGTCGAGTATCACGGCCTGACCGACCGCCACCGGACCGCGCTCACCCGCGATGGCTTCGATATCGAGCCGCTGGACACGGAAATGTACGGCATGGCCGCTGCCGACTATTACGGGTGGGAGACGCCGGACGGCCTCCACGAGGTGGGCGAAATAGCAAAGCCACGGGAGCGAATGGATACGCTCGTGAACGAGCTGAACCGACGGGTCGTAACGGACGATGTGGCCCTCTCACCGGCCATCGAGGCGCAACTCCGCGACCTCGGTTACGTATGA
- a CDS encoding lipopolysaccharide biosynthesis protein: MSEAAKTSLSRETLGGTIAQFVMAGIGFAGTIVFARWLGPSAFGGVYLLFALVKFADRPMNGWSQAAKKRLSESDALRPPAFGAQLLFDAGWVVLAAVVALLAGDFLRNYTGLALAPFLIICLLATESVYESLENLVQGRGKISAATWVDTLRSTLTLPLQIGFVALLSTATVVGSAGMVYGLALASALTVPPIVAYVAARPTIPSRSFVRSLADYARYSIPGSLLSTTYDRLDVLLLGFLLVNGTSAVGLYEVAWKLTLPAVFVADMAGRGLMATVSARRGRTDGAARDISNTLAYAGILAFPVLFGSLALSEPLVVTVYGPEYRDAALLLVGLALYRVVRTQSGPLLQAINGLDRPDVAMRLSAVAVTVNLALGVLLTLRFGVIGVVLATVVAESIVYLGALRFLRGELVGVQPVSRPMVAQVGASLSMFAVVSIVHRSLPVGSWSDLLTLVSLGGIVYVGVLLVVSPGVRRTLGEAVRGSLSSP; this comes from the coding sequence ATGAGCGAGGCTGCGAAAACAAGCCTCAGCCGGGAAACCCTCGGTGGAACCATCGCGCAGTTCGTGATGGCCGGAATCGGGTTCGCCGGGACCATCGTCTTCGCGCGATGGCTCGGCCCGAGCGCGTTCGGCGGCGTCTACCTCCTCTTCGCGCTGGTGAAGTTCGCCGACCGACCGATGAACGGCTGGTCGCAGGCGGCCAAAAAGCGCCTCTCGGAATCCGACGCGCTTCGCCCACCCGCGTTCGGCGCACAGTTGTTGTTCGACGCCGGGTGGGTCGTTCTCGCCGCCGTGGTCGCCCTCCTCGCCGGTGACTTCCTTCGGAACTACACCGGTCTCGCGCTCGCTCCGTTCCTGATTATCTGCTTGCTCGCCACCGAATCGGTGTACGAATCCCTCGAAAACCTCGTTCAAGGGCGGGGGAAGATCAGCGCCGCGACGTGGGTGGACACCCTTCGCTCGACGCTCACCCTTCCACTGCAGATCGGCTTCGTCGCGCTCCTCAGCACCGCCACCGTGGTCGGGTCCGCGGGAATGGTGTACGGTCTCGCACTCGCTTCCGCGCTGACCGTTCCCCCCATCGTCGCGTACGTCGCTGCGCGCCCGACCATCCCGTCCCGCTCGTTCGTCCGGAGTCTCGCCGACTACGCCCGGTACAGCATCCCGGGGTCCCTGTTGAGCACGACGTACGACCGCCTCGACGTGTTGTTGCTCGGCTTCTTACTGGTGAACGGAACGTCGGCGGTCGGGCTGTACGAAGTCGCGTGGAAACTCACACTCCCCGCCGTCTTCGTCGCCGACATGGCCGGTCGGGGACTCATGGCGACGGTGAGCGCAAGACGCGGCCGAACGGACGGGGCGGCGCGCGACATCTCGAACACGCTCGCCTACGCCGGAATCCTCGCGTTTCCCGTCCTCTTCGGATCGCTTGCGCTCTCCGAACCGCTGGTCGTGACGGTATACGGACCGGAGTACCGTGACGCCGCCCTCCTGTTGGTCGGGCTTGCGCTCTACCGCGTCGTTCGGACGCAGAGCGGGCCGCTCCTCCAGGCGATCAACGGTCTCGACCGACCCGACGTGGCAATGCGACTGTCGGCGGTTGCCGTCACCGTCAACCTCGCTCTCGGCGTCCTGTTGACGCTCAGGTTCGGCGTGATCGGTGTCGTCCTCGCGACGGTCGTCGCGGAGTCGATCGTGTATCTCGGCGCGCTCCGTTTCCTCCGGGGTGAACTGGTCGGCGTCCAACCGGTTTCGCGGCCGATGGTCGCACAAGTAGGCGCGAGCCTTTCCATGTTCGCCGTCGTCTCGATCGTCCACCGGTCGCTCCCCGTCGGGTCCTGGAGCGACCTTCTGACGCTGGTTTCGCTCGGTGGCATCGTCTACGTCGGCGTTCTCCTCGTCGTCAGTCCCGGCGTGCGACGGACGCTGGGTGAAGCCGTTCGGGGGTCGCTCTCTTCACCCTAG
- a CDS encoding FlaD/FlaE family flagellar protein, whose translation MSIKPADYDLRELRRMATEDEPPLELAAGEDEQSAEDLLRLGQREELLKLQTKLLASGGLPEKPYLTDLPTRYGAEVIVFEWLDFLIEKSGFEHTGNALSYYADIDWVSDGAYESLKSYMYGFSETDRFGSEGPEPLDTSDHVLSLIYIARLASL comes from the coding sequence ATGAGCATCAAACCTGCCGATTACGACCTGCGCGAACTTCGTCGGATGGCTACCGAGGACGAACCACCCCTGGAACTGGCCGCGGGTGAGGACGAACAGTCGGCGGAGGACTTGCTCCGACTCGGACAACGCGAGGAACTACTGAAACTACAGACGAAGCTGTTGGCGTCCGGTGGGCTTCCGGAGAAACCCTATCTGACCGACCTCCCGACGAGATACGGCGCCGAAGTCATCGTCTTCGAATGGCTCGACTTCCTCATCGAAAAATCCGGATTCGAACACACCGGAAACGCACTCTCGTACTACGCCGACATCGATTGGGTGAGCGACGGTGCCTACGAGTCGCTCAAGTCGTACATGTACGGATTCTCGGAAACCGACCGCTTTGGCTCCGAGGGACCGGAGCCGCTCGACACGAGCGATCACGTTTTGAGTCTCATCTACATCGCCCGTCTGGCGTCGCTGTAA
- a CDS encoding histone: MSVELPFAPVDTIIRRNAGTLRVSADAAEELARRIQSHGAELAVDAAKQATKDRRKTLMAADFGVQQVIDKDELTLPVAPVDRIARLDIGDDYRVSMDARVALADILEDYADNVASAATILAHHADRRTVKAEDIETYFRLFE; the protein is encoded by the coding sequence ATGAGCGTTGAGCTTCCGTTCGCGCCGGTCGATACGATAATCCGACGGAATGCGGGTACCCTTCGTGTCAGTGCGGATGCCGCCGAGGAACTCGCCCGACGGATTCAGAGTCACGGAGCGGAGCTGGCCGTGGATGCTGCAAAACAGGCGACGAAAGATAGACGGAAGACACTGATGGCGGCTGATTTCGGCGTCCAACAGGTCATCGACAAGGACGAACTCACCCTTCCGGTCGCCCCCGTCGATCGAATTGCCCGCCTCGATATCGGTGACGATTATCGGGTCTCGATGGACGCGCGGGTGGCGCTTGCGGACATCCTCGAAGATTACGCCGACAACGTCGCATCGGCGGCAACGATCCTCGCCCATCACGCGGACCGGCGAACCGTTAAGGCAGAGGACATCGAGACTTACTTCAGGCTGTTCGAATGA
- a CDS encoding VWA domain-containing protein: MNSPPSDRPADRLRAELVEFTVQLDRTGANIPGDGALSAARALTAVERRDRGSVRTALRATLLSDVSARESFDRLFPVFWARLRGEDRPYPADPADAPSPGRPNVGNDGATAEEDGESKPSEDEEKGSETGAGATVSPERSPLGETGTKTAAKYSPSGDSDRFSTATVAVRDEERVADATAEFTRAVSSLPGRRWDPASVPRGVDARRALRRSVESGGTPLPIPGRVRKRTETRGAVLVDVSQSVLDTVDRGFLLQFLREVRTAWRRTPIFFFDTELREVTPAFDEPTLHDALGALEAAQAEWGGGTRIGGALGTLRDEHAETIDWRSTVVILSDGLERGDVDDLSTAMAWLSRRAGRVIWLNPLAVSPAYEPACRGMQAALPYLDGLYGFADPDDLYRIATELSRHGPERTLTRPRGDQMEEVQ; the protein is encoded by the coding sequence GTGAACTCTCCGCCGTCCGACCGTCCCGCCGACAGGCTCCGGGCCGAACTCGTGGAGTTCACGGTACAACTCGATCGAACGGGCGCGAACATCCCTGGGGATGGTGCGCTCTCGGCCGCACGGGCGCTCACCGCCGTCGAACGCCGTGATCGCGGGAGCGTACGGACCGCGCTTCGCGCGACGCTGCTCTCCGACGTGAGCGCCCGAGAGTCGTTCGACCGACTGTTTCCCGTCTTCTGGGCGCGCCTTCGTGGCGAGGACCGACCGTATCCGGCGGACCCGGCGGATGCGCCCTCACCGGGCAGGCCGAACGTCGGGAACGACGGTGCGACCGCCGAGGAGGACGGCGAGTCCAAACCGAGCGAGGACGAGGAGAAAGGATCGGAGACGGGAGCGGGAGCGACCGTCTCGCCGGAGCGCTCCCCGCTCGGGGAGACGGGGACGAAGACCGCCGCGAAATACAGTCCCAGCGGCGATTCGGATCGGTTTTCGACGGCGACCGTCGCCGTCCGCGACGAGGAACGGGTCGCGGACGCGACGGCGGAATTCACGCGGGCGGTGTCGTCGCTTCCCGGACGACGGTGGGACCCCGCTTCCGTCCCCCGCGGCGTCGACGCCCGCCGAGCGCTCCGCCGGAGCGTCGAGAGCGGCGGCACGCCGCTTCCCATCCCCGGTCGCGTTCGAAAGCGAACCGAGACCCGCGGTGCGGTGCTGGTGGACGTGAGCCAGTCCGTGCTCGATACCGTGGACCGCGGGTTCCTCCTGCAGTTCCTGCGCGAAGTGCGGACGGCGTGGCGACGGACGCCGATATTCTTCTTCGACACCGAACTCCGCGAGGTGACCCCGGCGTTCGACGAACCGACGCTACACGACGCGCTGGGTGCGTTGGAGGCCGCCCAAGCCGAGTGGGGCGGCGGGACGCGGATCGGCGGCGCACTCGGCACGCTTCGGGACGAACACGCCGAAACCATCGACTGGCGGAGCACCGTCGTCATCCTCAGCGACGGGTTGGAACGCGGCGACGTCGACGACCTCTCGACGGCGATGGCGTGGCTGTCACGGCGCGCCGGACGGGTCATCTGGTTGAATCCGTTGGCCGTGTCACCGGCCTACGAACCCGCCTGCCGTGGGATGCAGGCGGCGTTGCCGTATCTCGACGGCCTGTACGGCTTTGCCGACCCTGACGACCTGTATCGAATCGCAACCGAACTCTCCCGCCACGGTCCGGAGCGCACGCTCACGAGACCGCGCGGGGATCAGATGGAGGAAGTACAATGA
- a CDS encoding MoxR family ATPase has product MTGPDGFDSVTEAELRSVFDDEEYVAEDEIVTTVLLALRMGKPLLVEGEPGAGKTELAKVLAEGFDTDLVRLQCYEGLAAENALYEWNYTKQLLAIQSGEGGVADDDSVFDEEYLLSRPLLEALSGDGDRPPVLLVDEVDRADEEFEALLLEILSDFQVSIPELGTVEAVTPPVVILTSNRTRGLSDALKRRCLYLYVNPPSVEKERAIIERKVPELADGLAADVCGVAQQLRDRPLRKRPGLAETLDWAEALTVLGDGGEDGEDEHLSVETARQTLGCLLKDAEDVERIDDDVLESLLAEVHAEP; this is encoded by the coding sequence ATGACGGGCCCGGACGGGTTCGACTCCGTGACGGAAGCCGAACTTCGGTCGGTCTTCGACGACGAGGAGTACGTCGCCGAGGACGAGATAGTGACGACGGTCCTGCTGGCGCTGCGCATGGGCAAACCCCTTCTCGTGGAGGGTGAGCCAGGTGCCGGGAAGACCGAACTCGCCAAAGTGCTCGCCGAGGGGTTCGACACCGATCTCGTTCGTCTCCAGTGCTACGAGGGACTGGCTGCCGAGAACGCGCTGTACGAGTGGAACTACACGAAGCAACTGCTCGCGATCCAGTCCGGCGAGGGCGGCGTCGCGGACGACGACTCCGTCTTCGACGAGGAGTACTTGCTCTCCCGACCGCTTCTCGAAGCGCTCTCGGGCGACGGCGACCGGCCACCGGTGCTCCTCGTGGACGAGGTGGACCGCGCGGACGAGGAGTTCGAAGCGCTGTTGCTCGAAATCCTCTCGGACTTTCAGGTGTCCATCCCCGAACTCGGCACCGTCGAAGCCGTGACGCCGCCGGTCGTGATACTCACCTCGAACCGAACGCGAGGGCTGAGCGACGCGCTGAAACGTCGCTGTCTGTACCTGTACGTGAACCCGCCGTCCGTCGAGAAGGAGCGGGCCATCATCGAACGGAAGGTGCCGGAACTCGCCGACGGACTCGCGGCGGACGTCTGCGGCGTCGCCCAGCAACTCCGGGACCGCCCGCTCAGAAAGCGTCCCGGCCTCGCCGAAACGCTCGATTGGGCGGAGGCGCTGACCGTCCTCGGTGACGGTGGCGAAGACGGCGAGGACGAGCACCTCTCGGTCGAAACGGCTCGGCAGACCCTCGGCTGTCTGCTGAAGGATGCCGAGGACGTCGAACGAATCGACGACGATGTGCTCGAATCCCTGCTCGCGGAGGTGCACGCCGAGCCGTGA